One part of the Candidatus Poribacteria bacterium genome encodes these proteins:
- a CDS encoding DUF433 domain-containing protein: protein MDTKLIQSHPSIMMGKPVVAGTRITVELILEKLAAGETVEQLLEAHPRLTKKGIQAAFSFATEALRADVIYPIAEQVV from the coding sequence ATGGACACTAAACTTATACAATCCCATCCATCAATCATGATGGGTAAGCCTGTCGTTGCAGGTACGCGCATCACGGTTGAATTGATTCTGGAAAAACTCGCTGCAGGGGAAACGGTTGAACAACTCCTTGAAGCACATCCGCGTTTGACCAAGAAAGGGATTCAAGCAGCATTTAGCTTCGCCACAGAGGCGTTGCGTGCCGATGTCATTTATCCAATTGCCGAGCAAGTGGTGTGA
- a CDS encoding type II toxin-antitoxin system MqsA family antitoxin: MVCDICGKSGARQRYISRNYGEGESLLVIEGVPVISCPHCGESYLTAHTLHEIERIKRQREGVATKRPVAVAAFA; the protein is encoded by the coding sequence ATGGTGTGTGATATTTGTGGAAAATCGGGGGCGCGTCAACGTTACATTTCGCGGAACTACGGGGAAGGAGAATCTCTGCTTGTCATTGAAGGTGTGCCCGTGATAAGCTGCCCTCATTGTGGTGAGAGCTATCTGACAGCACATACACTACATGAAATTGAGCGCATTAAACGCCAGCGAGAAGGGGTTGCGACTAAACGTCCCGTAGCGGTCGCTGCTTT